A genomic segment from Solenopsis invicta isolate M01_SB chromosome 5, UNIL_Sinv_3.0, whole genome shotgun sequence encodes:
- the LOC105195103 gene encoding major facilitator superfamily domain-containing protein 12, with protein MDNERRPLMDNGRVVISTKIAYALGHIFNDLAAAMWFSYTLIYLQRVALLEPIVAGALLLLGQIVDAIMTPVFGFLVDRYCKKKIWHAVGSIMVTLSFPVIFGGFVNLSATIAMLLYVTSITIFQTGWAAVQISHLSMIPSLTNSVLARADLTAIRYSAQVGAAVMTFVVTWIILPTNGESMVQLDQQDDYKFRNIVLIVTTLGLTATVFFHIFLKANLLEQTIVSKLNIEEPTKLSDVSMNHRMFWIDIPILLRVAMLYVASRLFITLATVYLPLYIEETKVGGKQALASVPLVSYVSSFTAALLLKYINRLYGTKACYFLGAVIGIAAAIVTEFVESNTMVVYAIAVLIGAGSSITMVTALSVTAELIGSRTERSAFVYSIVTFLDKIITGLVVMLIEKWRCNDKELCPTYNRDTLSIVCATSMILGLITLLSVSRCLT; from the exons atggataacgAACGAAGACCTCTCATGGACAATGGAAGAGTAGTGATATCGACGAAAATCGCTTACGCTCTTGGACACATTTTTAATGATCTTGCAGCTGCAATGTGGTTCTCCTATACTTTAATTTACCTCCAACGAGTCGCATTGTTAGAACCTATTGTTGCGGGAGCGCTTCTACTCTTAG GACAAATCGTAGATGCCATAATGACACCTGTATTCGGTTTCCTGGTCGATCgttattgtaaaaagaaaatttggcATGCAGTCGGTTCCATTATGGTTACTTTATCCTTCCCCGTAATATTCGGTGGTTTTGTCAATTTATCTGCCACCATTGCTATGCTTTTGTATGTCACGAGTATTACGATATTCCAAACGGGTTGGGCGGCCGTACAAATCTCTCATCTCTCAATGATACCCTCGTTAACTAATTCCGTTCTAGCTCGAGCTGATTTAACCGCAATAAG ATACTCTGCTCAAGTTGGTGCAGCCGTGATGACTTTCGTGGTAACATGGATAATTCTACCAACTAATGGCGAATCAATGGTTCAATTAGATCAGCAAGATGACTATAAATTTAGA AACATCGTCTTAATTGTTACAACTCTCGGTCTAACCGCGACTgtcttttttcacatttttctgaAAGCGAATCTCTTGGAGCAAACAATAGTCTCGAAACTGAACATCGAAGAGCCAACCAAACTGTCGGATGTTTCAATGAATCATCGAATGTTTTGGATCGATATCCCGATTTTATTGAGAGTCGCGATGCTATACGTGGCAAGCAGATTATTTATCACTCTTGCTACAGTATATTTGCCGTTGTATATAGAAGAGACGAAAGTCGGCGGTAAACAAGCGTTGGCCAGCGTGCCGTTGGTCTCGTACGTATCTTCATTCACCGCCGCTTTGTTACTCAAATATATCAATAGACTTTATGGTACCAag GCTTGCTACTTTCTCGGCGCTGTAATTGGTATAGCCGCTGCCATTGTTACGGAATTTGTCGAAAGTAACACAATGGTCGTATATGCTATCGCCGTATTAATTGGTGCAGGTAGCTCTATCACGATGGTTACCGCATTAAGTGTCACCGCCGAATTAATTGGCTCTCGAACGGAACGGAGTGCGTTCGTATACTCGATCGTCACTTTTCTGGATAAAATTATCACTGGTCTCGTGGTAATGTTGATCGAAAAATG gaGATGTAACGACAAGGAACTTTGTCCTACTTATAATCGAGATACATTATCCATCGTTTGTGCCACCTCAATGATACTGGGACTTATAACTTTGCTATCTGTATCACGTTGTctaacttga
- the LOC105195105 gene encoding maspardin isoform X1 — translation MSSYSSELSHSQEYLSFRSSIPLRKIVVDADGAKGWKVYDSNPKTIKCPLICLPPVCGTADIFFRQILGLAAKGYRVISAEAPVYWSIDDWCDGFRKLLDYLQLDKVHLFGTSLGGFLAQKFTEINIDCPRVVSLILCNTFTDTSVFSYNDSAAVFWILPSLVLKKMVMGNFATEQVDGEIIEAIDFMVERLESLTQPELASRLTMNCINCYVQPQKICHLPVTIIDVFDEYALSNAVREEMYKCYPNAKLAHLKSGGNFPYLSRAAEVNLHLQIHLRQFEGTEYTALEKIKI, via the exons ATGTCTTCGTACTCGAGCGAGCTGTCACACTCGCAGGAATATCTGAGCTTTCGCAGCTCCATACCGCTCAGGAAAATCGTCGTCGATGCCGATGGTGCCAAG GGATGGAAAGTTTATGATTCTAATCCAAAAACTATCAAGTGTCCACTTATATGTCTTCCACCAGTCTGCGGTACcgctgatattttttttagacaaatatTAGGTCTGGCTGCCAAAGGTTACAGAGTTATCTCG gCCGAAGCACCGGTATATTGGAGTATAGACGACTGGTGCGACGGATTCAGAAAACTATTAGATTATTTACAACTTGATAAAGTCCATCTTTTTGGCACTTCCCTAG gtGGTTTCTTGGCACAAAAATTTACAGAGATAAATATAGACTGCCCTAGAGTTGTGTCTCTGATTTTGTGCAATACCTTTACAGATACATCTGTGTTCAGTTACAATGACTCAGCAGCAGT TTTCTGGATTTTACCTTCATTAGTACTGAAAAAAATGGTAATGGGGAATTTTGCAACGGAACAAGTCGATGGAGAAATTATAGAAGCGATTGATTTTATGGTGGAACGg TTGGAGAGTTTAACGCAACCAGAATTGGCGTCTCGTTTAACAATGAATTGCATAAATTGTTACGTGCAACCTCAAAAGATATGTCATTTACCTGTGACAATAATAGACGTCTTTGATGAATATGCATTATCGAATGCGGTTAGAGAAGAAATGTATAAATGCTATCCAAATGCAAAACTAGCACACTTAAAAAGTGGTGGAAATTTTCCATATTTAAGTCGAGCTGCTGAAGTTAATCTACATTTGCag ATTCACTTGAGACAATTTGAAGGTACGGAATATACGgctttagaaaaaattaagatatag
- the LOC105195105 gene encoding maspardin isoform X2 — MSSYSSELSHSQEYLSFRSSIPLRKIVVDADGAKGWKVYDSNPKTIKCPLICLPPVCGTADIFFRQILGLAAKGYRVISAEAPVYWSIDDWCDGFRKLLDYLQLDKVHLFGTSLGGFLAQKFTEINIDCPRVVSLILCNTFTDTSVFSYNDSAAVFWILPSLVLKKMVMGNFATEQVDGEIIEAIDFMVERLESLTQPELASRLTMNCINCYVQPQKICHLPVTIIDVFDEYALSNAVREEMYKCYPNAKLAHLKSGGNFPYLSRAAEVNLHLQHLFSDSLETI; from the exons ATGTCTTCGTACTCGAGCGAGCTGTCACACTCGCAGGAATATCTGAGCTTTCGCAGCTCCATACCGCTCAGGAAAATCGTCGTCGATGCCGATGGTGCCAAG GGATGGAAAGTTTATGATTCTAATCCAAAAACTATCAAGTGTCCACTTATATGTCTTCCACCAGTCTGCGGTACcgctgatattttttttagacaaatatTAGGTCTGGCTGCCAAAGGTTACAGAGTTATCTCG gCCGAAGCACCGGTATATTGGAGTATAGACGACTGGTGCGACGGATTCAGAAAACTATTAGATTATTTACAACTTGATAAAGTCCATCTTTTTGGCACTTCCCTAG gtGGTTTCTTGGCACAAAAATTTACAGAGATAAATATAGACTGCCCTAGAGTTGTGTCTCTGATTTTGTGCAATACCTTTACAGATACATCTGTGTTCAGTTACAATGACTCAGCAGCAGT TTTCTGGATTTTACCTTCATTAGTACTGAAAAAAATGGTAATGGGGAATTTTGCAACGGAACAAGTCGATGGAGAAATTATAGAAGCGATTGATTTTATGGTGGAACGg TTGGAGAGTTTAACGCAACCAGAATTGGCGTCTCGTTTAACAATGAATTGCATAAATTGTTACGTGCAACCTCAAAAGATATGTCATTTACCTGTGACAATAATAGACGTCTTTGATGAATATGCATTATCGAATGCGGTTAGAGAAGAAATGTATAAATGCTATCCAAATGCAAAACTAGCACACTTAAAAAGTGGTGGAAATTTTCCATATTTAAGTCGAGCTGCTGAAGTTAATCTACATTTGCag CATTTGTTTTCAGATTCACTTGAGACAATTTGA